The following DNA comes from Poecilia reticulata strain Guanapo linkage group LG16, Guppy_female_1.0+MT, whole genome shotgun sequence.
gcatcatatCCACCCACAGCAGCATCAACAGCAGGCGCCGcatccacagcagcagcagcagcagcagcagcaacaacaattCATGAATGGAGGGTTAACATCTCAGCAGCTCATGGCCAGCATGCACCTGCAGAAGCTAAACACCCAGTACCATGGACACCCACTGGGACCTATGGGTGGGAACCACATGGGGCCTACAAACCAGTACCGCATGAACCCAGCTCAACTGGCTAGCATGCAGCACATGGCCGGACCGGCACTGGCCCTAAATGGAATGGACGCGGATATGATTGACGAGGATGTCCTGACGTCACTAGTCATGGAACTGGGCTTGGACCGGGTCCAGGAGTTACCAGAACTCTTTCTGGGCCAAAATGAGTTTGATTTTATCTCAGACTTTGTGAGCAAGCAGCAACCTAGCACTGTTAGCTGCTGAAAGGACCTTTGTTTGCAATGGGCCACActtggaggaggaggtgaaagCATTGTCCAGGAAGGATGGAGAGAGGCTGttggtttggttttaatttcatGAGCACAGACCAGTACAACTAAACTGAAGTTGCAGTGCTGGATGTGCAAAAGAGAACTCTGGATAACCACAGCTTGTGTTTGGTTGTGGCTGGAGACCGTTCACCATCCTGGACATGAATGTAACTAAGAAATCCTTAAAATCTCAAAAGCCACTGAACAATACTATGACACTATGTAGCCTCTAAGTCTGGACTCTCTGACAGTTTACCAGTAAAAAaggtgtatttatttattcctatCTGAGAAAACTGATATACAGAAGAGCCACCTTCTCTGTTCTTGGGATCCAAGtggtttttatgatttttttttttttttttttaaacaagtttggGTAGGAATATGGAAATTCAGGTTCTCTGCTCATGGACTTTCCTATTCTGTTTGgcttaatattaaaattatttcattaaagaAAGCAATGCTCATTTTATCTTTAATCACAAAAGCGATACAGTGGATCATTAGTGATGAAATGCACACTTTCAAGTAAAATGCTTAACTCTTGGTAAAGTGCGGCCTTTTTAAGATGTGATGTTCTAAAGACAAAATCTACTGCTTGTACTGTATGAAGCTGTAAAACTCCAACATGTCCACACTGTTTGTGTTCTATTGGAGATGTAGAACCGCCTTAAtcatgcagatttttatttattggttgtTTATATTGttcccatttttcattttttttttggtggtcTTTGTGAAAGGGGGTTTGACGATCAATAAAAATGGCCTGGATAGAAGTGTGGCCTGCCTTTCGATTCATTGCTTAGCTCTTCCTATAGTCAGTAAAAGTCAGGGAGCGGGTGAGGGGACAAGATGGATATTTTTCACTAGGCTTGTCCTCagaatccaatatggctgccttcattttaaacttttttttttttccattattgttTCTTTGGATTGATGTGATTGACCAACTTGTCTTTAtggctgcagctgtttttaacCTCTACATTAAACACTGCAGTTAATTTGCtcctgaaaaacatgtttttacttgaAGTGAGCttttcctggttaaataaaggtctTGCAGAGTAATGGAAACTAACATTTCTTGTGAGAAACGACTAACAGCAGCCCAAACACAACTAGTTTGACAACCACGGTTCTGGATCATTGATGGTTCTTGCCCATTCTCAtttctgttcagttcagtttccaTAGGATCCAGGACTTTTGTGTCCGGTCTTTTGTATATTGTCTCtgttaatttgatgtttttttcagtctttgctCTGCTCCAAAATCTAGTGATGacatatattttgtttaattccaGTGGCCTTTATATNNNNNNNNNNNNNNNNNNNNNNNNNNNNNNNNNNNNNNNNNNNNNNNNNNNNNNNNNNNNNNNNNNNNNNNNNNNNNNNNNNNNNNNNNNNNNNNATATAAAGGCGCTTTCCCACAGGTATTCCACATAGAATGTGTGTTGTATATTCTCACCAGACCAAAGCAAGCAATTCCAGGAAAAGTTCTGATGGAGTTTAGCAAACcccacacatttatatttttcatggTTGGgtagaaacagattttttcttGCAAGCCTCACAGGTGACCAGTTGACTCCTAATGGTTTGTTTTACGACACTTGGTGAGTCTAAGGTGTCACTTTATGCTGCAAAGTTCAACAGTGAGCTTTGTTTCGTTTACCTCCCTTAACATTCAGAATGTGGTGCATTCATTTATATTGAAGACAAAGGAGAACACCTTTGGAAGTGCTGCTGAGAAATTTAACTACAACTTTGCCTAGTTCTAAGAAATCTGATGTAATTTCAGGTTAGCATGTAATTCTTGCCACTGAAAATAATCTGAGTGACAATTTGGCACGATTATGTTTCCCTACTGTTTACAAGAGGAAAATTGTGTTTGTTAGTTGAATTATGACCTTGCATTTTGGGTAATTATATCCAAAAGTGGATTTACCTTTATTTGGACATGAACTCTGATGCCACCATAAAGTAAATGTCACAGTAAAAGCAAAGGAGTTGAGTTAAGAATTTTGATAGCAAAAAATGTTATCTAAACTAGGATGTTTTATTGCAAACAGTCCtagcaaacataaataaagagtAGTTGAACAATCTGCCTATTGGCTGAGAGCAGTAAATTAACAAAAAGTTTACACCATTTCAAAATAGCAGTCATTTAGCCTGCTGCCTGACTGCCAGTTCAGCCTCAAAACCAACTGCCTAATATAATAGAGTTCATTGTGAAATGAGAGTAAAGACACTTTCTGTGGTAGCAGAGTTGTTGGAATTGTTTTGTGACTCCAGGCTGAGAAAAAGCTTGATTGAGGTCGTGTTGGGAATGTCATCACCGCGGTTAGCTTTTTCCACACTGTCAACAGAGGCATCTTTAGCAGCATCGTGAGTAACAAGGAGGGAAATGAGAGCAGCGCTGCAAAAATAGTCCTAGCTGATTGttcaaattttgtatttttttttttttaaactctgctcGCCTCTTAAAGCAAACCCCCTTGGCTCAATTATCCACTTGTGTTGATAGCCGGAGGGCTCAGTTTGAAAACTGCATCGCTGATGACACACATTGAGATGTGTTTGGCTGAATGGAGGGTTTGATTTGGGGAAAGTGAGCATGTTTCCTTCTTTAGTCTAACATTGACGAGAGAATGGCTCGTAAGTAGGCCAACAGTCTTGGCACATTGCTCGTTGACAGTTGCAGGTGCCCAATGCCAATCTGGAGAGATGGTCTTCTGGTGTGCTGGCACACATCTAATACTATGTCTCCTTGTATATCTCATAATTGCATGCTACTCTTTGAGCTCTTTGTTTTGCCCCAATTAAATGGTGAGCTTTGGTATTTTGGTTGTAACTCCATAGGCGGACTGTTAACTGCGCCGAACAACCCTGTTTGCTTTCCCAATCCCTTGTTATGACTGCCACTTGCTTCACCGAGGCCAGTCTAGACGCAGGCTAAGCAGGGTGGGACGCTTGCAGttacttctgtcttttttttttttttttcagcccaCCCACAGCAACTGCTCGACACAACAGTGTGTCTTCCTGTGGTAGCTCGCTGTTCTCTCTGTATAAGTCAGAAACCCAAAAGCCGCATActaacagaaaagcaaaatgaaagacAGAAGACGTACAGCAAGAAGGGGGAAAGAGGGAGAATGTAAAGAGTTCACTATTAGAAATTAGCTGGAgggattttcttcatttctacGACGtgggggaatttttttttctcatctggGTTTTTCCCACAAAACTTCTAGGACTTAATTCAAACGTCTTCCCTGAATGTCTTCACAAtgcatttaaacataaatctCCTTTTCTCTCAAACCAAAGAACTGAACATTGGCTGCAGGTCTGCATCAAGTGctgtctagtttttttttctctctctcttttccagGCTCTGGTCCAGCTGGTGCCAAGCCTGAGCTCACGTTAATCTCCTGCCTTGGCGCCAATGACAGATAGGTGGTCATTTGCTGTTGTCACGCATGACCAGGTCTCCCAcatgtccacacacacactgaatcTGTGCACAACCTGATCAAACAGGCTAAGAGGGACACCTCGGTATCTGTGTGTATCCAGGAGAGAAGATAAAAGATTTATGTCTCATCTCAGCTCATTGTGATCTCTCCCTCCCTTCACCTGTAGTGTGTTAAGTGGGCTGCCTTCAATGCTACCAGTAAATGAGTAAATCTGGGTTTGCAGCTATGACAGTGTGAATTACATTAACAAGAGCTGTCCTTGTTTTCCCTCAATGCCAACGAGGGGGaaatttttaaagaagaaaagctgagTTTGTCAGATGAGAAGTGATGTGTCATAGAGGAAAAGGTTCCTgtatgtgtaaatattttgtgaagaaggcaCGTGTTTGAGCGTGCCTACTTTACCATGGCAGCTAAgggtttccccccccccctgcccGCCCAACCCCCTATTTGGAGTGCTTTTTGTTAACCTTGCCTGCGTGTTTGCGTTGGCAGGGGACAAATAAACAGCAGCTCCCTCTGGACAGGCAGGGTTCACAGTGTGAACATGTTGCTCAAGCCGAACTTCCTGATTTTCTAGCTGAACAGTCACCTTGTGTATCCACTTGACATTTGGTCAGTGTGCTGTGATCGTCCCTTTTCTTTACTTCAGATGAAGCAGTGACCCAAGATCTATGTTTAAGCAGTTGTAACACTTCTTATCAGTTGACCATAAATAGAGAAACACAGTTTTCAAGTTATTGTTGAATCACTTACAGTGctatgacaaaatatttacaaatgcCAAATTATCTAAATTTAGTCATATGGTTTCCTGAGATGAATGGCCTGTTTAATAGCAGGCCACAGTATCTCAAAGTTCAAACTTTACTAGGCCACTcaaaagctttttgtttcatttattcattgaAAGTGAACTTGGTGTGCTTCAGATCATGTCTTACCCAAATGCACCTGAGCTTAAGGCCACCAACTGAGTCCAACAATCTGTTACAATACTTCATTTCTAGCAGAGCCGCAAAATCTGTAGTTATATCAATTATGAAAAGTTGATCAGGTTCTGAATCAAGGAAGCAATTCAAGATTACGAGACGACTCTGCACAACAATTTTTGTCAAtgttatgttctttttttaaaataatacattttacactaGATGTAACCACATCTTACACGAGTTccacttttgttttgtcagtcTCCTAAATACTTCCCTTATAGTCCTGGAGATCAGCGAGATGTTTTGGCAAATGTGAGAcgagtttttgtgtttttttttttttttttttatcctggcACGTCTCCCATTGATGCCAGTTTTGCCCAGTCTCTTTGTTACTGCTCAATTATAAACAATCACCTCAACTGCAGTACGTTAGATtttgttcaggttgtttttctttttctgtgacCTCTTGGATGAGTTGATGATTCACTCTTGTGGTTGGTGAAACATtggtgtgacaaaaaaaaaatggaataagaAAAAATCCACAAGGTGGGTAATACATTTTTCCAGCATTATACATCTAGCTATGTCTCAGTGATATTTTACCTCTGGAACCTtggcagttaaaaaaataaaaaaataaaaaatactgattgTTGCATGTTGGGGCAG
Coding sequences within:
- the cited4b gene encoding cbp/p300-interacting transactivator 4b — protein: MGDHMMMSMNHSSAGTGLHGYRMVMNGGLQAGHQQHANQQGMRALPNGPMMHYGGNQASMEAVIRQRQGMVGGPMNGQLNGAQMGHHQMTSGNMMYNGQPQQQQQQHHHPQQQQQQQHHIHPQQHQQQAPHPQQQQQQQQQQQFMNGGLTSQQLMASMHLQKLNTQYHGHPLGPMGGNHMGPTNQYRMNPAQLASMQHMAGPALALNGMDADMIDEDVLTSLVMELGLDRVQELPELFLGQNEFDFISDFVSKQQPSTVSC